Proteins found in one Candidatus Methylomirabilis lanthanidiphila genomic segment:
- the sbcD gene encoding Nuclease SbcCD subunit D, with amino-acid sequence MLPIARKVPPILTVFFVLLIHTSDWHLGQELHGFDRGVEQDTFLDWLAGQLITLDADALIVTGDVYDTINPAVQAQQRLYQFLRRVLTETPSLQIVLIGGNHDSAARLELPKHLLDADRIHLIGALPRHDGRTVSARTLIELRDKTGTPCAVCAAVPYLRPGDLPTVGAAESPVKALYREVVDAANEVYRSLIQRIFCSCLRIWVAAEFIAARLACPSALAA; translated from the coding sequence GTGCTCCCCATTGCCCGGAAAGTCCCCCCCATCCTCACCGTATTCTTCGTTCTCCTCATCCATACCTCAGACTGGCATCTTGGCCAGGAGCTCCATGGATTTGATCGCGGCGTCGAGCAGGACACATTCCTTGACTGGCTGGCCGGCCAACTGATCACACTGGATGCTGACGCGCTCATCGTGACTGGTGATGTCTATGACACGATCAATCCGGCGGTTCAGGCTCAGCAGCGGCTCTATCAGTTTCTAAGACGGGTACTGACGGAAACCCCCTCGCTCCAGATTGTCCTCATCGGGGGGAACCATGACTCAGCGGCGCGACTGGAACTGCCGAAACATCTGCTTGATGCGGATCGGATCCACCTGATAGGTGCGTTGCCGCGGCATGACGGTCGGACGGTGTCGGCGCGTACGCTGATCGAACTTCGTGACAAGACCGGAACTCCGTGCGCTGTCTGTGCCGCTGTCCCGTACCTCCGCCCAGGCGATCTGCCGACGGTAGGCGCCGCCGAGAGTCCCGTAAAGGCGCTCTACCGTGAAGTGGTCGACGCCGCGAACGAGGTGTATCGGTCCCTCATTCAGCGTATATTTTGCAGTTGTTTGAGGATCTGGGTGGCCGCCGAGTTCATCGCGGCGCGATTGGCCTGTCCCAGCGCGCTGGCGGCGTAG